One part of the Arabidopsis thaliana chromosome 1 sequence genome encodes these proteins:
- the BEL10 gene encoding BEL1-like homeodomain 10 (BEL1-like homeodomain 10 (BEL10); FUNCTIONS IN: DNA binding, sequence-specific DNA binding transcription factor activity; INVOLVED IN: regulation of transcription, DNA-dependent, regulation of transcription; LOCATED IN: nucleus; EXPRESSED IN: 20 plant structures; EXPRESSED DURING: 11 growth stages; CONTAINS InterPro DOMAIN/s: Homeobox (InterPro:IPR001356), Homeodomain-like (InterPro:IPR009057), POX (InterPro:IPR006563), Homeodomain-related (InterPro:IPR012287); BEST Arabidopsis thaliana protein match is: BEL1-like homeodomain 3 (TAIR:AT1G75410.2).): MAVYYTSNVGCYQQEPIFLNHQQQNQQASSSSAAASFTVTGGDTVRNEMVFIPPTTTGDVVTGNGTVSSSDLSFHDGQGLSLSLGTQISVAPFHFHQYQLGFTSQNPSISVKETSPFHVDEMSVKSKEMILLGQSDPSSGYAGNGGNGFYNNYRYNETSGGFMSSVLRSRYLKPAQNLLDEVVSVKKELNQMGKKKMKVNDFNSGSKEIEGGGGELSSDSNGKSIELSTIEREELQNKKNKLLTMVDEVDKRYNQYYHQMEALASSFEIVAGLGSAKPYTSVALNRISRHFRALRDAIKEQIQIVREKLGEKGGESLDEQQGERIPRLRYLDQRLRQQRALHQQLGMVRPAWRPQRGLPENSVSVLRAWLFEHFLHPYPKESEKIMLAKQTGLSKNQVANWFINARVRLWKPMIEEMYKEEFGDESELLISKSSQEPNSTNQEDSSSQQQQQQENNNNSNLAYSSADTTNIVFSSETKPDRVLGNDNDPQQQQINRSSDYDTLMNYHGFGVDDYRYISGSNQQESRFSNSHHLHDFVV; the protein is encoded by the exons ATGGCAGTTTATTACACAAGTAATGTCGGTTGTTACCAGCAAGAACCAATCTTTCTCaaccatcaacaacaaaaccaacaagcttcttcttcatccgcCGCCGCTTCTTTCACCGTCACCGGCGGCGATACTGTTCGAAACGAGATGGTTTTTATCCCACCAACCACCACAGGAGACGTTGTAACAGGAAACGGTACCGTTTCAAGCAGCGATCTAAGCTTTCACGATGGTCAAGGACTGTCTTTGAGCCTTGGTACTCAGATCTCTGTTGCTCCGTTTCACTTTCATCAATACCAATTGGGGTTTACTAGTCAGAATCCTTCAATTTCAGTCAAGGAAACGTCACCGTTTCATGTGGATGAGATGAGTGTGAAGAGCAAAGAAATGATCTTGTTGGGTCAATCTGATCCTTCCTCTGGTTATGCTGGTAATGGTGGGAATGGCTTCTACAACAATTATCGGTATAATGAGACATCAGGAGGGTTTATGAGCAGCGTTCTGCGTTCTCGGTATCTTAAACCTGCTCAGAATTTGCTTGATGAAGTGGTTAGTGTCAAGAAAGAACTAAACCaaatggggaagaagaagatgaaagttAATGACTTTAACAGTGGTTCTAAGGAGATAGAAGGAGGAGGTGGTGAGTTATCGAGTGATTCGAATGGGAAATCGATTGAGTTATCTACAATTGAACGTGAAGAGCTtcagaacaagaagaacaagctTTTAACAATGGTTGATGAG GTAGATAAAAGATATAACCAATATTACCATCAAATGGAAGCATTAGCTTCATCATTTGAGATAGTAGCAGGACTTGGATCAGCTAAGCCTTACACATCAGTTGCTCTCAACAGAATCTCTCGCCATTTTCGTGCTCTTCGCGACGCAATAAAGGAACAAATTCAGATTGTTAGAGAAAAACTTGGGGAGAAAGGAGGAGAGTCGTTGGATGAGCAACAAGGAGAGAGGATACCAAGGTTGAGGTATTTAGATCAACGGTTGAGACAGCAAAGAGCTTTGCATCAACAGCTTGGAATGGTTCGACCTGCTTGGAGACCTCAAAGAGGTCTTCCTGAAAACTCTGTCTCTGTTCTTCGCGCTTGGCTCTTTGAACATTTCCTTCATCC atATCCGAAAGAATCTGAGAAAATCATGCTTGCAAAGCAGACAGGATTGTCAAAGAACCAG GTTGCTAATTGGTTCATAAACGCGAGAGTTCGTCTGTGGAAACCGATGATCGAAGAAATGTATAAAGAAGAGTTTGGTGATGAATCTGAGTTACTAATCTCCAAATCTTCCCAAGAACCCAACAGCACAAACCAAGAAGACTCCTCAtcgcagcagcagcagcagcaagagaacaacaacaacagcaacctCGCTTATTCATCTGCAGACACAACAAACATTGTCTTCTCATCAGAAACCAAACCAGATCGTGTTCTAGGCAATGATAACGACCCACAGCAACAACAGATAAACCGCTCATCGGATTACGACACTCTGATGAACTATCACGGGTTTGGTGTTGATGATTACCGTTACATTAGCGGAAGCAACCAGCAAGAAAGCAGATTCTCCAATTCCCATCACTTACACGACTTTGTTGTGTGA
- a CDS encoding UDP-Glycosyltransferase superfamily protein (UDP-Glycosyltransferase superfamily protein; FUNCTIONS IN: transferase activity, transferring glycosyl groups; INVOLVED IN: biosynthetic process; LOCATED IN: Golgi apparatus; EXPRESSED IN: 21 plant structures; EXPRESSED DURING: 13 growth stages; CONTAINS InterPro DOMAIN/s: Glycosyl transferase, group 1 (InterPro:IPR001296); BEST Arabidopsis thaliana protein match is: UDP-Glycosyltransferase superfamily protein (TAIR:AT1G75420.1); Has 6148 Blast hits to 6144 proteins in 1382 species: Archae - 171; Bacteria - 4108; Metazoa - 97; Fungi - 39; Plants - 107; Viruses - 0; Other Eukaryotes - 1626 (source: NCBI BLink).), with product MAKPSTSMWATLQKKRWPLMILLVLSVSTVGMILVRSTFDSCSVSGKRCSREKEDNSDIKIQSVSGSLNPLEFMKSKLVLLVSHELSLSGGPLLLMELAFLLRGVESEVVWITNQKPVEEDEVIKVLEHKMLDRGVQVISAKSQKAIDTALKSDLVVLNTAVAGKWLDAVLKDNVPKVLPKVLWWIHEMRGHYFKPDLVKHLPFVAGAMIDSHATAEYWKNRTHDRLGIKMPKTYVVHLGNSKELMEVAEDSFAKNVLREQVRESLGVRNEDILFGIINSVSRGKGQDLFLRAFHESLKVIKETKKLEVPTMHAVVVGSDMSAQTKFETELRNFVQEMKLQKIVHFVNKTMKVAPYLAAIDVLVQNSQARGECFGRITIEAMAFKLPVLGTAAGGTMEIVVNRTTGLLHNTGKDGVLPLAKNIVKLATNVKMRNTMGKKGYERVKEMFLEHHMSHRIASVLREVLQHAKIHSRTTNSDH from the exons ATGGCGAAGCCATCAACGAGTATGTGGGCAACattgcagaagaagagatggcCACTGATGATTCTATTGGTTTTATCTGTATCAACAGTAGGAATGATTCTCGTGAGATCTACTTTTGATTCCTGTAGTGTTAGTGGAAAGAGATGTAGCCGAGAGAAGGAAGATAACAGTGACATTAAGATCCAATCGGTTTCTGGATCGTTGAATCCTCTCGAGTTCATGAAATCAAAGCTCGTTTTACTTGTTTCTCATGAACTCTCGCTCTCAG GTGGACCTTTATTGTTAATGGAATTGGCGTTTTTGCTTAGAGGAGTTGAATCTGAAGTTGTTTGGATCACGAATCAGAAAccagttgaagaagatgaagtgatCAAGGTTCTAGAACACAAGATGTTGGATCGAGGAGTCCAG GTGATATCAGCAAAGAGTCAGAAAGCTATAGATACAGCTCTCAAGTCTGATCTGGTTGTTTTAAACACTGCTGTTGCTGGGAAATGGCTTGATGCAGTTCTCAAGGACAATGTTCCTAAAGTTCTTCCTAAAGTACTCTGGTGGATTCATGAGATGAGAGGTCACTATTTCAAACCGGATTTAGTCAAGCACCTTCCGTTTGTTGCAGGTGCTATGATTGATTCGCACGCAACAGCTGAATACTGGAAGAACAGAACTCATGATCGCTTAGG GATTAAAATGCCTAAAACTTATGTCGTGCACCTAGGAAATAGCAAGGAGTTGATGGAAGTAGCTGAAGATAGTTTCGCCAAGAATGTTCTCCGTGAGCAAGTTCGAGAATCTCTTGGAGTGAGGAATGAAGACATACTATTTGGCATTATTAATA GTGTATCTCGAGGAAAGGGCCAAGATCTATTCCTCCGAGCGTTCCATGAAAGTCTTAAAGTAATCAAAGAGACTAAGAAACTTGAGGTACCAACAATGCATGCAGTGGTAGTAGGAAGCGATATGAGCGCACAGACGAAATTTGAGACAGAGCTACGCAACTTTGTCCAAGAgatgaaacttcaaaaaattgtCCACTTtgtcaacaaaacaatgaagGTAGCACCATATTTAGCAGCTATTGACGTTCTTGTCCAAAACTCCCAAGCCAGAGGAGAATGCTTTGGGAGAATAACAATTGAAGCCATGGCCTTTAAGCTTCCTGTACTTGGGACTGCAGCAGGAGGCACAATGGAGATTGTAGTGAACAGAACAACAGGTCTATTGCACAACACTGGTAAAGATGGCGTGTTACCTCTCGCCAAAAACATTGTGAAGCTGGCGACTAACGTGAAGATGAGGAATACAATGGGGAAGAAAGGGTATGAGAGGGTAAAAGAGATGTTCTTGGAACATCATATGTCTCATCGAATAGCTTCTGTGCTCAGAGAAGTGTTGCAACATGCAAAAATTCACTCACGAACAACCAATTCGGATcattaa
- a CDS encoding Mannose-binding lectin superfamily protein (Mannose-binding lectin superfamily protein; CONTAINS InterPro DOMAIN/s: Mannose-binding lectin (InterPro:IPR001229); BEST Arabidopsis thaliana protein match is: Mannose-binding lectin superfamily protein (TAIR:AT1G73040.1); Has 3242 Blast hits to 933 proteins in 57 species: Archae - 0; Bacteria - 14; Metazoa - 135; Fungi - 2; Plants - 3082; Viruses - 0; Other Eukaryotes - 9 (source: NCBI BLink).) produces MSVEGKPASLGPWGGQSGHAWDDGMYTTVKQIIIAHGSGIDSIQIEYDKNGSSVWSEKRGGKGGKKFDKVKFDYPHEYLISVNGTYGSFDVWGTICVRSLTFESNRRKYGPFGVDSGTFFALPKSGSKIIGFHGKAGWYLDAIGVHTQPIPKENNPSSKILLHSHQSFSQGDKKHEYSVLQGSVGQNFDIVVTLRKKDPTLPSFESRDSAGAEVTKHKLVTDTEKSQSKIEGGAKTYGPWGGTGGIMFDDGIYTGIRQINLSRNVGIVSMKVCYDFRGQAVWGSKHGGVGGFKHDKIVFDYPSEVLTHVTGTYGPLMYMGPNVIKSLTFRTNRGKHGPYGEEQGPSFTHQMDEGKVVGFLGREGLFLDSIGVHVMECKISSLKPSSPHNAIVPHNNSGTAQIENSPWANKLVLAANGHGEEVDRGVVKEPTPSGPGPWGGDGGQAWDDGVFSGIKQIFVTRGNDAITSIQIEYDRNGQSVWSIKHGGDSNGVATHRIKFEYPDESITCISGYYGPLNNSDRYNVVKSLSFYTSRGRYGPYGEETGTFFTSTTTQGKVLGFHGRSSFHLDAIGVHMQHWLGNNKSYYSRASCFKLF; encoded by the exons ATG AGTGTTGAAGGCAAGCCTGCATCACTTGGCCCATGGGGAGGCCAGAGTGGTCATGCCTGGGATGATGGAATGTACACCACAGTAAAGCAAATAATTATAGCCCATGGTTCTGGAATAGACTCCATACAAATTGAGTATGACAAAAACGGTAGCTCGGTTTGGTCTGAAAAACGTGGAGGAAAGGGAGGCAAGAAGTTTGATAAG GTCAAATTTGATTACCCACATGAGTATCTGATTTCAGTAAATGGAACCTACGGTAGCTTTGACGTCTGGGGAACTATATGTGTCCGATCACTTACTTTCGAGAGTAACCGCAGAAAATATGGACCGTTTGGTGTTGATTCAGGTACATTCTTTGCATTGCCAAAATCAGGATCGAAGATTATTGGGTTCCATGGGAAGGCTGGTTGGTATTTGGATGCTATTGGTGTTCACACTCAACCAATTCCTAAAGAGAATAATCCTTCGTCGAAAATCCTTTTGCACTCGCATCAAAGTTTTTCTCAGGGTGATAAGAAACATGAGTACTCAGTGCTACAAGGAAGTGTAGGGCAAAACTTTGATATAGTTGTTACCCTCAGAAAGAAAGATCCAACTTTGCCTTCTTTTGAGTCCCGAGATTCCGCAGGAGCCGAGGTCACCAAACATAAG TTGGTGACAGATACTGAGAAGTCACAGTCAAAAATTGAAGGTGGCGCGAAAACATATGGACCATGGGGCGGAACCGGTGGAATCATGTTTGACGATGGGATTTATACCGGTATTCGACAAATCAATTTGTCACGCAATGTCGGGATTGTGTCGATGAAGGTCTGTTATGATTTTAGAGGACAAGCTGTGTGGGGAAGCAAACATGGTGGCGTGGGAGGATTCAAACATGATAAG ATTGTATTTGACTACCCTTCAGAGGTTTTAACACATGTAACGGGAACATATGGGCCGCTGATGTATATGGGACCTAATGTGATAAAGTCACTGACTTTCCGCACCAACAGAGGAAAGCATGGACCTTATGGAGAAGAACAAGGACCGTCTTTTACACATCAAATGGACGAGGGTAAAGTTGTTGGATTCCTTGGAAGAGAGGGTTTATTTCTTGATTCCATAGGTGTTCATGTTATGGAATGCAAAATAAGTTCCCTTAAGCCATCATCTCCTCACAATGCAATTGTTCCTCATAATAACTCCGGCACTGCGCAAATAGAAAATTCCCCATGGGCTAATAAGCTAGTCCTTGCAGCAAACGGCCATGGCGAAGAG GTTGATCGTGGAGTCGTCAAAGAACCAACACCGAGCGGGCCTGGACCGTGGGGAGGTGACGGAGGTCAAGCTTGGGACGATGGAGTATTTTCAGGGATCAAGCAGATATTTGTGACAAGAGGAAATGATGCTATCACTTCAATACAAATTGAGTACGATAGGAATGGACAATCTGTTTGGTCCATTAAACATGGTGGTGACAGCAATGGAGTCGCTACACACAGA ATTAAATTTGAGTATCCAGATGAATCGATCACCTGCATTTCAGGGTATTACGGACCTCTGAACAATTCAGACCGATATAATGTTGTCAAGTCTCTGAGTTTCTACACGAGCCGTGGGAGGTACGGGCCATACGGTGAAGAAACCGGGACGTTTTTCACTTCGACTACAACACAAGGAAAAGTTTTGGGGTTCCATGGAAGGAGTAGCTTTCACTTGGACGCCATTGGAGTGCATATGCAGCATTGGCTTGGCAACAATAAGTCTTATTACAGCAGGGCTAGTTGTTTCAAGCTCTTCTGA
- a CDS encoding Mannose-binding lectin superfamily protein (Mannose-binding lectin superfamily protein; FUNCTIONS IN: molecular_function unknown; INVOLVED IN: biological_process unknown; LOCATED IN: cellular_component unknown; EXPRESSED IN: 22 plant structures; EXPRESSED DURING: 13 growth stages; CONTAINS InterPro DOMAIN/s: Mannose-binding lectin (InterPro:IPR001229); BEST Arabidopsis thaliana protein match is: Mannose-binding lectin superfamily protein (TAIR:AT1G73040.1); Has 30201 Blast hits to 17322 proteins in 780 species: Archae - 12; Bacteria - 1396; Metazoa - 17338; Fungi - 3422; Plants - 5037; Viruses - 0; Other Eukaryotes - 2996 (source: NCBI BLink).) produces the protein MYTTVKQIIIAHGSGIDSIQIEYDKNGSSVWSEKRGGKGGKKFDKVKFDYPHEYLISVNGTYGSFDVWGTICVRSLTFESNRRKYGPFGVDSGTFFALPKSGSKIIGFHGKAGWYLDAIGVHTQPIPKENNPSSKILLHSHQSFSQGDKKHEYSVLQGSVGQNFDIVVTLRKKDPTLPSFESRDSAGAEVTKHKLVTDTEKSQSKIEGGAKTYGPWGGTGGIMFDDGIYTGIRQINLSRNVGIVSMKVCYDFRGQAVWGSKHGGVGGFKHDKIVFDYPSEVLTHVTGTYGPLMYMGPNVIKSLTFRTNRGKHGPYGEEQGPSFTHQMDEGKVVGFLGREGLFLDSIGVHVMECKISSLKPSSPHNAIVPHNNSGTAQIENSPWANKLVLAANGHGEEVDRGVVKEPTPSGPGPWGGDGGQAWDDGVFSGIKQIFVTRGNDAITSIQIEYDRNGQSVWSIKHGGDSNGVATHRIKFEYPDESITCISGYYGPLNNSDRYNVVKSLSFYTSRGRYGPYGEETGTFFTSTTTQGKVLGFHGRSSFHLDAIGVHMQHWLGNNKSYYSRASCFKLF, from the exons ATGTACACCACAGTAAAGCAAATAATTATAGCCCATGGTTCTGGAATAGACTCCATACAAATTGAGTATGACAAAAACGGTAGCTCGGTTTGGTCTGAAAAACGTGGAGGAAAGGGAGGCAAGAAGTTTGATAAG GTCAAATTTGATTACCCACATGAGTATCTGATTTCAGTAAATGGAACCTACGGTAGCTTTGACGTCTGGGGAACTATATGTGTCCGATCACTTACTTTCGAGAGTAACCGCAGAAAATATGGACCGTTTGGTGTTGATTCAGGTACATTCTTTGCATTGCCAAAATCAGGATCGAAGATTATTGGGTTCCATGGGAAGGCTGGTTGGTATTTGGATGCTATTGGTGTTCACACTCAACCAATTCCTAAAGAGAATAATCCTTCGTCGAAAATCCTTTTGCACTCGCATCAAAGTTTTTCTCAGGGTGATAAGAAACATGAGTACTCAGTGCTACAAGGAAGTGTAGGGCAAAACTTTGATATAGTTGTTACCCTCAGAAAGAAAGATCCAACTTTGCCTTCTTTTGAGTCCCGAGATTCCGCAGGAGCCGAGGTCACCAAACATAAG TTGGTGACAGATACTGAGAAGTCACAGTCAAAAATTGAAGGTGGCGCGAAAACATATGGACCATGGGGCGGAACCGGTGGAATCATGTTTGACGATGGGATTTATACCGGTATTCGACAAATCAATTTGTCACGCAATGTCGGGATTGTGTCGATGAAGGTCTGTTATGATTTTAGAGGACAAGCTGTGTGGGGAAGCAAACATGGTGGCGTGGGAGGATTCAAACATGATAAG ATTGTATTTGACTACCCTTCAGAGGTTTTAACACATGTAACGGGAACATATGGGCCGCTGATGTATATGGGACCTAATGTGATAAAGTCACTGACTTTCCGCACCAACAGAGGAAAGCATGGACCTTATGGAGAAGAACAAGGACCGTCTTTTACACATCAAATGGACGAGGGTAAAGTTGTTGGATTCCTTGGAAGAGAGGGTTTATTTCTTGATTCCATAGGTGTTCATGTTATGGAATGCAAAATAAGTTCCCTTAAGCCATCATCTCCTCACAATGCAATTGTTCCTCATAATAACTCCGGCACTGCGCAAATAGAAAATTCCCCATGGGCTAATAAGCTAGTCCTTGCAGCAAACGGCCATGGCGAAGAG GTTGATCGTGGAGTCGTCAAAGAACCAACACCGAGCGGGCCTGGACCGTGGGGAGGTGACGGAGGTCAAGCTTGGGACGATGGAGTATTTTCAGGGATCAAGCAGATATTTGTGACAAGAGGAAATGATGCTATCACTTCAATACAAATTGAGTACGATAGGAATGGACAATCTGTTTGGTCCATTAAACATGGTGGTGACAGCAATGGAGTCGCTACACACAGA ATTAAATTTGAGTATCCAGATGAATCGATCACCTGCATTTCAGGGTATTACGGACCTCTGAACAATTCAGACCGATATAATGTTGTCAAGTCTCTGAGTTTCTACACGAGCCGTGGGAGGTACGGGCCATACGGTGAAGAAACCGGGACGTTTTTCACTTCGACTACAACACAAGGAAAAGTTTTGGGGTTCCATGGAAGGAGTAGCTTTCACTTGGACGCCATTGGAGTGCATATGCAGCATTGGCTTGGCAACAATAAGTCTTATTACAGCAGGGCTAGTTGTTTCAAGCTCTTCTGA
- a CDS encoding Mannose-binding lectin superfamily protein (Mannose-binding lectin superfamily protein; FUNCTIONS IN: molecular_function unknown; INVOLVED IN: biological_process unknown; LOCATED IN: cellular_component unknown; EXPRESSED IN: 22 plant structures; EXPRESSED DURING: 13 growth stages; CONTAINS InterPro DOMAIN/s: Mannose-binding lectin (InterPro:IPR001229); BEST Arabidopsis thaliana protein match is: Mannose-binding lectin superfamily protein (TAIR:AT1G73040.1).): MVLTSSYSVEGKPASLGPWGGQSGHAWDDGMYTTVKQIIIAHGSGIDSIQIEYDKNGSSVWSEKRGGKGGKKFDKVKFDYPHEYLISVNGTYGSFDVWGTICVRSLTFESNRRKYGPFGVDSGTFFALPKSGSKIIGFHGKAGWYLDAIGVHTQPIPKENNPSSKILLHSHQSFSQGDKKHEYSVLQGSVGQNFDIVVTLRKKDPTLPSFESRDSAGAEVTKHKLVTDTEKSQSKIEGGAKTYGPWGGTGGIMFDDGIYTGIRQINLSRNVGIVSMKVCYDFRGQAVWGSKHGGVGGFKHDKIVFDYPSEVLTHVTGTYGPLMYMGPNVIKSLTFRTNRGKHGPYGEEQGPSFTHQMDEGKVVGFLGREGLFLDSIGVHVMECKISSLKPSSPHNAIVPHNNSGTAQIENSPWANKLVLAANGHGEEVDRGVVKEPTPSGPGPWGGDGGQAWDDGVFSGIKQIFVTRGNDAITSIQIEYDRNGQSVWSIKHGGDSNGVATHRIKFEYPDESITCISGYYGPLNNSDRYNVVKSLSFYTSRGRYGPYGEETGTFFTSTTTQGKVLGFHGRSSFHLDAIGVHMQHWLGNNKSYYSRASCFKLF; the protein is encoded by the exons ATGGTATTAACATCatcttat AGTGTTGAAGGCAAGCCTGCATCACTTGGCCCATGGGGAGGCCAGAGTGGTCATGCCTGGGATGATGGAATGTACACCACAGTAAAGCAAATAATTATAGCCCATGGTTCTGGAATAGACTCCATACAAATTGAGTATGACAAAAACGGTAGCTCGGTTTGGTCTGAAAAACGTGGAGGAAAGGGAGGCAAGAAGTTTGATAAG GTCAAATTTGATTACCCACATGAGTATCTGATTTCAGTAAATGGAACCTACGGTAGCTTTGACGTCTGGGGAACTATATGTGTCCGATCACTTACTTTCGAGAGTAACCGCAGAAAATATGGACCGTTTGGTGTTGATTCAGGTACATTCTTTGCATTGCCAAAATCAGGATCGAAGATTATTGGGTTCCATGGGAAGGCTGGTTGGTATTTGGATGCTATTGGTGTTCACACTCAACCAATTCCTAAAGAGAATAATCCTTCGTCGAAAATCCTTTTGCACTCGCATCAAAGTTTTTCTCAGGGTGATAAGAAACATGAGTACTCAGTGCTACAAGGAAGTGTAGGGCAAAACTTTGATATAGTTGTTACCCTCAGAAAGAAAGATCCAACTTTGCCTTCTTTTGAGTCCCGAGATTCCGCAGGAGCCGAGGTCACCAAACATAAG TTGGTGACAGATACTGAGAAGTCACAGTCAAAAATTGAAGGTGGCGCGAAAACATATGGACCATGGGGCGGAACCGGTGGAATCATGTTTGACGATGGGATTTATACCGGTATTCGACAAATCAATTTGTCACGCAATGTCGGGATTGTGTCGATGAAGGTCTGTTATGATTTTAGAGGACAAGCTGTGTGGGGAAGCAAACATGGTGGCGTGGGAGGATTCAAACATGATAAG ATTGTATTTGACTACCCTTCAGAGGTTTTAACACATGTAACGGGAACATATGGGCCGCTGATGTATATGGGACCTAATGTGATAAAGTCACTGACTTTCCGCACCAACAGAGGAAAGCATGGACCTTATGGAGAAGAACAAGGACCGTCTTTTACACATCAAATGGACGAGGGTAAAGTTGTTGGATTCCTTGGAAGAGAGGGTTTATTTCTTGATTCCATAGGTGTTCATGTTATGGAATGCAAAATAAGTTCCCTTAAGCCATCATCTCCTCACAATGCAATTGTTCCTCATAATAACTCCGGCACTGCGCAAATAGAAAATTCCCCATGGGCTAATAAGCTAGTCCTTGCAGCAAACGGCCATGGCGAAGAG GTTGATCGTGGAGTCGTCAAAGAACCAACACCGAGCGGGCCTGGACCGTGGGGAGGTGACGGAGGTCAAGCTTGGGACGATGGAGTATTTTCAGGGATCAAGCAGATATTTGTGACAAGAGGAAATGATGCTATCACTTCAATACAAATTGAGTACGATAGGAATGGACAATCTGTTTGGTCCATTAAACATGGTGGTGACAGCAATGGAGTCGCTACACACAGA ATTAAATTTGAGTATCCAGATGAATCGATCACCTGCATTTCAGGGTATTACGGACCTCTGAACAATTCAGACCGATATAATGTTGTCAAGTCTCTGAGTTTCTACACGAGCCGTGGGAGGTACGGGCCATACGGTGAAGAAACCGGGACGTTTTTCACTTCGACTACAACACAAGGAAAAGTTTTGGGGTTCCATGGAAGGAGTAGCTTTCACTTGGACGCCATTGGAGTGCATATGCAGCATTGGCTTGGCAACAATAAGTCTTATTACAGCAGGGCTAGTTGTTTCAAGCTCTTCTGA